GGTCCATGCAGATGCCTTCAAGGTCGCGGTGCAGGGCAAACAGCAGGGTGCCTGCGGGGTTTTCGTACACGCCGCGGCACTTCATGCCCACAAAGCGGTTTTCAACCATGTCGTCACGGCCAATGCCGTTACGCCCGGCGATTTCGCTGAGGGTCTTGATTACGGCGGCGGGGGAGAGGCGTTCGCCGTTAACGGCCACGGGGTTGCCGTGTTCAAAATCAACGCTGATGATCTCGGGCGTGTCGGGCGCTTCTTCCACAGGCACGCAACGCTGGTGGCACGAAGCGTCGGGCGCGTTGCCGGGATTTTCCAGCTCGCTGCCTTCAAAGCTCGTGTGCATCATGTTGGCGTCCATGCTGTAGCGCTTGGCATCGCTCGAAATGGGGATGCCGTGCTTTTCAGCAAAAGCCGTAAGGGCCGTGCGAGACATGAGGTCCCATTCGCGCCAGGGGGCGATAACCTTGAGGTCGGGCGCAATGGCGCTGACGGCAAATTCAAAACGCACCTGGTCGTTGCCCTTGCCGGTGGCGCCATGGGCCACGGCGTCGGCGCCTTCCTTGCGGGCGATGTCCACAAGAGCCTTGGCGATCAGCGGACGGGCAATGGAGGTCCCCAGCAGGTAGCGGTTCTCGTAGCGGGCCGCGCCACGCATCATGGGAAACACAAAGTCCTTTGCCATTTCTTCGCGCAGGTCAAGCACATAGGCCTTGGAAGCGCCGGTGCGCAGCGCCTTTTCTTCCACGCCGGAAAGGTCTTCGGGCTGGCCGAGGTCGGCGGTAACGGCAATGACCTCGCACTTGTAGGTCTCGATGAGCCATTTGAGGATAACAGAAGTATCAAGCCCGCCCGAGTAGGCGAGAACGACTTTTTTAACATCTTGCATGTAAGGAGCCCCCTTGTGGATTCAAGAGAAAAATTATTGCGCAAAAAAATGTGCGAGGCAAGGGCTTTGTGCCGCCCGCTGGCAGCGCCCACGGGCATAGAGCCGCAATGCGCGCCTGACGGGCCTGAACTGGGCTGCAGTGGGTCGCCCGCAAGCCTGCGTATTCATTTGGCCGAAGGAAAAACTTGACTTTTATACCAGCTGTGGAATAAAAACAATCGTTTTATGCAAATCGGCGCGCCTGTGCCGCGTCATTACCTCTGATCTCAAAATCCGCAGGAAAGTTCAATGCCCAAGCGTTCGGATTTACACAAAATTCTTGTCATCGGCGCGGGCCCGATCATCATTGGCCAGGGCTGCGAGTTTGACTACTCCGGTTCACAGGCTGTGAAGGCCCTCAAGGAAGAAGGGTACGAGGTGGTGCTGGTCAATTCCAACCCGGCTACCATCATGACCGATCCGCATATGGCTGACGCCACCTATGTGGAACCCATCGAGCAGGAAACCCTTGCCGCAATCATCCGAAAAGAGCGCCCCGACGCTCTCTTGCCTACGCTTGGCGGTCAGACGGCTTTGAACGCCGCTCTTGGGCTTGCCAAGAGCGGCGTTTTGGCGGAATGCGGCGTTGAGCTTATCGGCGCGCGCGCCGACGTTATCGAAAAAGCCGAAAGCCGCGAACTGTTCCGCGAGGCCATGGAACACATCGGCCTCAAGATGCCCGCCAGCGGCATTGCCCGCACCATCGAAGACGTGCGCCAGCTCGGCAACGTGCTGCCCTTTCCCCTTATTGTGCGCCCGGCCTTTACGCTTGGCGGCACGGGCGGCGGCGTGGCCTACAACATGGAAGACCTCGAATCCATCGCGGCCAGCGGTCTTTCGGCCAGCCCCACCTCTGAAGTCATGATTGAGCAGAGCGTGCTTGGGTGGAAAGAAATTGAAATGGAAGTGATGCGTGACGCCAAGGACAACTGCGTCATCATCTGCGCCATTGAAAACTTTGATCCCATGGGCGTGCACACGGGCGACTCCATCACCGTGGCCCCGGTGCAGACCCTCTCTGATGTCGAATACCAGAACATCCGCGACGCCTCCATTGCCATCATGCGCGAAATCGGCGTTGAAACGGGCGGCAGTAACGTGCAGTTCGGCATCAACCCGGCCAACGGCGAGATCGTGGTGATCGAAATGAACCCCCGCGTTTCGCGTTCGTCGGCGCTGGCTTCCAAGGCCACGGGTTTCCCCATTGCCAAAATCGCAGCCAAGCTGGCCGTGGGTTACACCCTCGACGAGCTGAACAACGACATCACCCGCGAAACCGTGGCCAGCTTTGAGCCCGCCATCGACTACTGCGTGGTGAAGATTCCCCGCTTTACCTTTGAAAAGTTCCCCGGTGCCAAGGACGAGCTCACCACCTCCATGAAGAGCGTGGGCGAAGCCATGAGCATTGGCCGTACCTTCAAGGAAGCCCTGCAAAAAGGCCTGCGCTCCATGGAAATTGGCGCCACCGGCCTTGGCTACAGCTTCCGTTCCGAGCTGCCCGACCGCGAAACCATTCTCGAATCCCTGCACCGGCCTAACTCGCGGCGCATGTTTTCGCTGCGTCAGGCCCTTGTGGCCGGGATCAGCGAAGAAGAAATATTTGCGGTTTCGGCCATCGACCCCTGGTTTATCCGTCAGGTGCGCGACATCGTTGAAATGGAAAAGCGCATCAGCAACTTTGGCCTTGCCAACGACATGACCACCGCCAACAAGGCGCTGGCCGACATGCTGCGCGAAGCCAAGGAATACGGATTTTCCGACCGCCAGCTGGCGGAAATGTGGAAGATGGGCGAGGCCGACATTCGCCACATGCGCAAGGAAATGGACGTGGAGCCCACCTATTATCTGGTGGATACCTGCGCCGCGGAATTCGAGGCCTACACCCCGTATTTTTACTCCACCTACGAGCGTGGCGACGAAATCAAGATTGAAGACTGCCGCAAGGTGCTCATTCTTGGCGGCGGCCCCAACCGTATTGGTCAGGGCATCGAGTTTGACTACTGCTGCTGCCATGCCTCGTTTGCCCTGCGCGACGCGGGCGTGATGGCGATCATGGCCAACTCGAACCCCGAAACCGTTTCCACAGACTACGACACCTCGGACAGGCTCTACTTTGAGCCCCTGACCTTCGAGGACGTGATGAACATTGTGGAAAGGGAAAAGCCCGAGGGCGTCATTGTGCAGTTTGGCGGTCAGACCCCGCTGAACCTCGCCGTGCCGCTCATGCGCGCTGGCGTGCCCATTCTGGGCACCAGCCCCGACGCCATTGACCGAGCCGAAGACCGCGAGCGCTTCCAGGCACTGATTGAAAAGCTTGAGCTGCTGCAACCGCCGAACGGCACGGCCATGAACCTTGAAGACGCTCTGGCCGTGGCCGAGCGCATCACCTACCCCGTGGTTGTGCGGCCCAGCTACGTGCTGGGGGGCCGCGCCATGGCCGTGGTGTACGACGCCGCCGAGCTCAAGGACTACTTCCACACCCAGGTTCCCGAAAAGCCGGAACACCCCATCCTCATCGACAAGTTCCTTGAGCATGCGGTGGAAGTGGACGTGGACGCCCTCTCTGACGGCAAGGAAGTGTACGTTGCGGGCATCATGGAGCACATCGAGGAAGCCGGTATCCACTCTGGCGACTCGGCCTGCGTGCTGCCCCCGTATTCGCTTTCTTACGACCACGTGGCCCGCATTGCGGTACAGGCCGAAGCCCTGGCCCGCGAGCTCAAGGTTGTGGGGCTCATGAACATCCAGTTTGCCATCAAGGGCGACGATGTTTATATACTTGAGGTAAAT
The Desulfovibrio sp. DNA segment above includes these coding regions:
- the carB gene encoding carbamoyl-phosphate synthase large subunit, yielding MPKRSDLHKILVIGAGPIIIGQGCEFDYSGSQAVKALKEEGYEVVLVNSNPATIMTDPHMADATYVEPIEQETLAAIIRKERPDALLPTLGGQTALNAALGLAKSGVLAECGVELIGARADVIEKAESRELFREAMEHIGLKMPASGIARTIEDVRQLGNVLPFPLIVRPAFTLGGTGGGVAYNMEDLESIAASGLSASPTSEVMIEQSVLGWKEIEMEVMRDAKDNCVIICAIENFDPMGVHTGDSITVAPVQTLSDVEYQNIRDASIAIMREIGVETGGSNVQFGINPANGEIVVIEMNPRVSRSSALASKATGFPIAKIAAKLAVGYTLDELNNDITRETVASFEPAIDYCVVKIPRFTFEKFPGAKDELTTSMKSVGEAMSIGRTFKEALQKGLRSMEIGATGLGYSFRSELPDRETILESLHRPNSRRMFSLRQALVAGISEEEIFAVSAIDPWFIRQVRDIVEMEKRISNFGLANDMTTANKALADMLREAKEYGFSDRQLAEMWKMGEADIRHMRKEMDVEPTYYLVDTCAAEFEAYTPYFYSTYERGDEIKIEDCRKVLILGGGPNRIGQGIEFDYCCCHASFALRDAGVMAIMANSNPETVSTDYDTSDRLYFEPLTFEDVMNIVEREKPEGVIVQFGGQTPLNLAVPLMRAGVPILGTSPDAIDRAEDRERFQALIEKLELLQPPNGTAMNLEDALAVAERITYPVVVRPSYVLGGRAMAVVYDAAELKDYFHTQVPEKPEHPILIDKFLEHAVEVDVDALSDGKEVYVAGIMEHIEEAGIHSGDSACVLPPYSLSYDHVARIAVQAEALARELKVVGLMNIQFAIKGDDVYILEVNPRASRTAPFVSKATGVPLPYLATQVMLGKTLEELDPWSMRKGGFTCVKEAVLPFQRFPGVDVILGPEMHSTGEVMGMGSNFGEAFLKSQLGAGQVLPQGGKLFLSVNDRDKPYLPEVADMFAKLGFHLLATRGTAAVLREHGLEVEEVLKVYEGRPNIVDLLINHEVALVINTASGKHTARDSKAIRHAALTYKVPYCTTIAAARATATAIGSRRAETHVESLQEYYAREARG
- a CDS encoding argininosuccinate synthase; its protein translation is MQDVKKVVLAYSGGLDTSVILKWLIETYKCEVIAVTADLGQPEDLSGVEEKALRTGASKAYVLDLREEMAKDFVFPMMRGAARYENRYLLGTSIARPLIAKALVDIARKEGADAVAHGATGKGNDQVRFEFAVSAIAPDLKVIAPWREWDLMSRTALTAFAEKHGIPISSDAKRYSMDANMMHTSFEGSELENPGNAPDASCHQRCVPVEEAPDTPEIISVDFEHGNPVAVNGERLSPAAVIKTLSEIAGRNGIGRDDMVENRFVGMKCRGVYENPAGTLLFALHRDLEGICMDRELLGIRDMLAVRYSQCVYNGFWYSPEREAMQVFMDKSQESVTGTVRAKLYKGGVWPLARTSANSLFSEDLATFEGGNYDHKDAAGFIRLNSLRLRLHAAVQSKLGK